From Paenibacillus graminis, a single genomic window includes:
- a CDS encoding SDR family oxidoreductase codes for MNSENGQNAGTTALITGTSSGFGLLTALALARKGYQVAATMRDISRQGELLRQAAEAGLAERIHVISLDVTDSASIQSAVAAVLDKFGRVDVLVNNAGFAVGGFVEEVNMEAWRRQMETNFFGLVEVTKAVLPVMRSQRAGLIVNVSSVSGLTGFPGYAPYAASKYAVEGFSESLRQEVLPFGIRVVLVEPASFRTPIWGKGMKGMHTSSNSPYREQLAQVLRYSRTSAETAPDPDRVAGLIARITAMKAPRLRYPVGKGSRLLVVGKTLLPWKVFEGIIASSLKKMK; via the coding sequence ATGAACAGCGAAAACGGGCAGAACGCCGGTACAACCGCCCTCATCACCGGGACCTCCTCCGGCTTTGGGCTGCTGACCGCACTGGCTCTGGCCCGCAAAGGCTACCAGGTCGCAGCCACCATGCGAGACATAAGCCGCCAAGGGGAGCTTCTGCGCCAGGCCGCAGAAGCCGGGCTAGCGGAGCGGATACATGTGATTAGTCTCGATGTCACGGACTCAGCGTCCATACAATCAGCCGTTGCAGCCGTTCTGGATAAGTTCGGACGAGTAGATGTGCTGGTTAATAATGCCGGTTTTGCCGTAGGGGGCTTTGTGGAAGAGGTGAACATGGAGGCATGGCGGAGGCAGATGGAGACGAATTTTTTTGGGCTGGTTGAGGTCACGAAGGCCGTATTGCCAGTGATGCGAAGTCAGCGGGCGGGCTTGATCGTCAATGTCAGCAGTGTCAGCGGTTTGACCGGCTTTCCCGGCTATGCTCCTTATGCGGCTTCCAAATACGCCGTGGAGGGTTTTAGCGAGAGTCTGCGCCAGGAGGTGCTGCCGTTTGGCATCCGGGTCGTGCTGGTGGAACCCGCCTCTTTCCGTACCCCGATCTGGGGCAAAGGGATGAAGGGGATGCACACCAGCAGCAACTCGCCGTATCGGGAGCAGCTTGCCCAAGTCCTGCGGTATTCCCGGACGAGCGCCGAGACTGCACCCGATCCGGACCGGGTTGCCGGGCTGATTGCACGGATCACCGCGATGAAGGCCCCCCGGCTGCGCTATCCTGTCGGCAAAGGCTCACGCCTGCTGGTGGTCGGTAAAACACTGCTGCCCTGGAAGGTTTTTGAAGGGATTATTGCCAGTTCGCTTAAAAAAATGAAATAA
- a CDS encoding Dabb family protein: protein MYEHLVVFRFNEQYKPGTGEQLVQTLLALKDSIPGIVGLTAGMNETEETENINGYTLGLRVTFSDQEALRRYGPHPAHQQFVELLEGIIENVVVVDYPVF from the coding sequence ATGTATGAGCATCTTGTTGTTTTTAGATTTAATGAGCAATATAAGCCCGGCACCGGAGAGCAGCTGGTACAGACGCTTCTGGCGCTAAAGGATTCCATTCCGGGGATTGTCGGGCTTACGGCAGGTATGAACGAAACGGAGGAAACAGAAAATATCAATGGCTATACGCTGGGGCTTCGCGTGACCTTCAGTGATCAGGAAGCCCTGCGCAGGTATGGACCCCATCCGGCACATCAACAATTTGTGGAGCTGCTTGAGGGCATCATTGAGAATGTCGTGGTAGTGGATTACCCTGTTTTTTAG
- the lepB gene encoding signal peptidase I yields MKKFLKQWVPSIAIGIILSLFIRTYVAEAMRVPTGSMIPTIQINDRLVVDKMLWLTSLKHGDIVVFHPPVPGDEQKRYVKRLMGLPGDTLEIKDGVLYRNGEKVDEPYLQEKMNYTFGPVTVPADHYFFLGDNRNTSYDAHLWNTPFVAKDKLVGKVLVDVNNLF; encoded by the coding sequence ATGAAAAAATTTCTGAAGCAGTGGGTGCCGAGCATAGCCATCGGTATTATATTATCTTTGTTTATCCGTACATATGTGGCTGAAGCCATGAGGGTCCCAACCGGCTCGATGATTCCGACGATCCAGATCAACGACCGGCTGGTTGTGGACAAAATGCTCTGGCTGACCTCGCTGAAGCATGGCGATATTGTAGTGTTCCATCCGCCCGTGCCTGGCGATGAGCAGAAGAGATATGTCAAACGCCTCATGGGGCTGCCGGGTGATACCCTGGAGATAAAGGACGGAGTTTTGTACAGAAACGGCGAAAAGGTCGATGAGCCGTACCTGCAGGAAAAGATGAACTACACGTTCGGGCCGGTCACGGTCCCCGCAGACCACTACTTTTTTCTGGGGGATAACCGGAATACGAGCTATGACGCCCATCTGTGGAACACTCCTTTTGTAGCCAAGGACAAGCTGGTCGGCAAAGTTCTGGTGGATGTCAATAATCTGTTCTAA
- a CDS encoding DUF4265 domain-containing protein, producing the protein MPGTVGLHICFDKRGREIEVLDVTPVAQGKYRIEETPIFNPCIALGDIIRVEEKQGIAYYVETVQKSGYVRYAWLLSKEAAVSREIHEFKQRITEHKGRWEQIFGGLLVIHLSKHSGVDVEAEMALILKRFEI; encoded by the coding sequence GTGCCGGGTACGGTAGGACTGCATATTTGCTTTGATAAGCGCGGCCGCGAGATTGAAGTTCTGGATGTGACACCAGTGGCGCAGGGCAAATACCGTATTGAAGAAACGCCGATTTTCAATCCGTGCATTGCCCTTGGGGATATTATTCGGGTCGAGGAAAAGCAGGGGATTGCGTATTATGTGGAAACGGTGCAGAAATCGGGTTATGTCAGATATGCCTGGCTGCTGAGCAAAGAGGCGGCAGTTTCGCGGGAAATTCATGAGTTCAAACAGCGGATAACAGAACATAAGGGCAGGTGGGAGCAGATCTTCGGCGGGCTGCTGGTGATCCACCTTTCCAAGCACTCCGGGGTTGACGTAGAAGCCGAAATGGCGCTGATCCTGAAACGTTTTGAAATTTAA